From the Limosilactobacillus panis genome, one window contains:
- a CDS encoding RNA-binding S4 domain-containing protein gives MRLDKFLKVSRIIKRRSVAKEIADQGRILVNDLPAKSSTKVKIGDTLTIKFGNKTETVKINRIVETTKKSEAEDMYELLDETYAENFN, from the coding sequence ATGCGATTAGATAAGTTTTTAAAGGTATCCCGGATTATCAAGCGGCGGTCAGTGGCTAAAGAAATTGCTGACCAGGGAAGAATCTTGGTAAATGACCTTCCGGCTAAGTCATCGACGAAGGTCAAGATCGGTGACACCTTGACCATTAAGTTTGGTAATAAAACAGAAACAGTTAAAATCAACCGGATTGTGGAAACAACCAAAAAGAGCGAAGCTGAGGACATGTATGAGCTCCTTGACGAAACCTATGCCGAGAATTTTAACTAA
- a CDS encoding septum formation initiator family protein, with protein sequence MKNRTGNKVSQLDTPYVHKFSADQQRRQFHKRRCQRIIIAFLVIFLVLGIQIVRSRRTLAKVNNNIAACQTELKDQQQTSRHLKHQIKLLHDPEYVQQVLRAKYNYSKKGETIYNLNN encoded by the coding sequence ATGAAAAACCGGACCGGTAATAAAGTTTCACAGCTTGATACGCCATATGTCCATAAGTTTTCAGCTGATCAGCAAAGGCGGCAGTTTCATAAGCGTCGCTGTCAGCGAATAATTATTGCCTTTTTGGTAATTTTCCTGGTTCTCGGAATTCAGATTGTTCGCAGTCGACGAACCCTTGCCAAGGTCAATAACAATATTGCGGCTTGTCAGACCGAGCTGAAGGACCAGCAACAGACAAGCAGGCACCTGAAACACCAGATAAAGCTGCTTCATGACCCTGAATATGTTCAGCAAGTTTTGCGGGCAAAGTACAATTACTCAAAGAAGGGCGAAACCATTTATAATTTAAATAACTAG
- a CDS encoding S1 domain-containing RNA-binding protein, producing the protein MAIEVGAKVSGKVSGITNFGAFVDLDDNQTGLVHISQISDKYIKDVHDVLSIGDTVTVKVTRIGDDGKIALSMKDAAPHEHREHGHYHGDNHHGEFHHDHRNNDFHGRQNNYHGFTGGHHHNNGRHHEDFNDMLAGYLKESESRLSTLKRQTDGKRGGRGGRRS; encoded by the coding sequence ATGGCAATTGAAGTGGGAGCAAAGGTTTCCGGTAAGGTTTCCGGAATCACGAATTTTGGCGCATTTGTGGACTTAGATGATAACCAAACGGGCTTGGTACACATCAGTCAGATTTCTGACAAGTATATCAAGGACGTACACGATGTACTGTCAATAGGGGATACAGTAACGGTTAAGGTAACCCGAATCGGTGATGATGGTAAGATTGCCTTGTCCATGAAGGACGCCGCCCCGCACGAACACCGTGAGCATGGCCACTATCATGGCGATAACCACCATGGTGAATTTCACCATGATCATCGCAATAATGACTTCCATGGTCGGCAAAATAATTACCACGGTTTCACTGGTGGGCACCACCACAATAACGGCCGCCACCACGAAGACTTTAACGACATGCTGGCGGGCTATTTAAAGGAAAGTGAATCACGGCTTTCAACATTAAAGCGCCAGACAGATGGTAAGCGTGGTGGTCGTGGCGGCCGACGGAGCTAG
- the tilS gene encoding tRNA lysidine(34) synthetase TilS, which produces MISLEEKFKRHLQRRRFFSKNDTVIVAVSTGVDSMVLLNLLQKLPVTLRPHLVVAHVNHELRNQSTVEEEFIKDYCDRHHLALAVTHWSRSVHPARGVEAAGRAYRYHFFADLMKRQGARVLVTAHHQNDLAETMLMKLVRGGQLDQLVGIADQRPFASGQLVRPLLPFAKQALVNYARAKGIKWFEDVTNQDLTITRNRYRHEIIPALQRENPRLLDHLTSYHDQLQRLLDWRERWLVERLKTISVGDELDLAALHCHDRADQRALLLEWLRQRGVLNVKQALLTAIEKLLAVQAAPQGQLTLPGAVMLQRRYDKCFLLSQEKIVAQRQNVPASVVKLGQQYFINAKQYLMVVAGPEKGPGQVMWLAPDQFPLTLRHWQTGDFIILKNGGHQKVRRVLIDQKVPQQVRDRQLVLVDAQGRVVWVIGRKWSWFPRPANYQQKWRQVVVSIEDK; this is translated from the coding sequence ATGATTAGCTTAGAAGAAAAATTCAAGCGGCACCTGCAAAGGCGCCGCTTTTTTAGTAAAAACGATACGGTGATTGTTGCTGTCTCCACGGGGGTAGACTCGATGGTTCTCTTAAACCTCCTCCAGAAGTTACCGGTGACGTTGCGGCCTCACCTGGTTGTTGCCCACGTCAACCATGAGTTACGTAACCAGAGTACGGTTGAAGAAGAATTCATTAAGGATTATTGTGACCGCCACCATCTGGCGCTAGCCGTTACCCACTGGTCGCGTAGTGTCCATCCAGCAAGAGGGGTTGAGGCGGCCGGCCGGGCCTATCGTTACCATTTTTTTGCTGACTTGATGAAGCGACAGGGGGCCCGGGTGCTGGTTACCGCCCACCACCAAAATGACCTTGCAGAAACAATGTTAATGAAACTGGTCCGGGGTGGTCAATTAGACCAGCTGGTGGGAATTGCAGATCAACGGCCCTTTGCCAGCGGTCAACTGGTCCGGCCCCTTTTACCCTTTGCCAAGCAGGCCCTTGTTAATTATGCCCGGGCCAAGGGGATTAAGTGGTTCGAGGACGTCACCAACCAGGACCTGACTATCACCCGGAACCGTTACCGGCATGAGATTATTCCCGCCCTCCAGCGGGAGAATCCGCGCCTGTTAGACCACCTAACTAGCTACCATGACCAGTTGCAGCGCCTTCTAGATTGGCGGGAACGCTGGCTAGTTGAACGGTTGAAGACCATCAGTGTGGGGGATGAACTGGACCTTGCCGCCCTCCACTGCCATGACCGGGCTGACCAGCGGGCTCTCCTCTTGGAATGGTTGAGACAACGGGGCGTTTTAAATGTTAAACAGGCCCTTCTGACCGCGATTGAGAAGTTACTGGCGGTCCAGGCAGCGCCCCAGGGACAGCTGACCTTGCCAGGAGCGGTTATGCTACAGCGTCGGTATGACAAGTGCTTCCTCCTTTCCCAAGAGAAAATCGTGGCGCAGCGGCAAAATGTACCAGCGTCTGTGGTAAAATTGGGCCAACAATATTTTATCAATGCTAAGCAGTATTTAATGGTAGTTGCGGGCCCAGAAAAGGGGCCTGGACAGGTAATGTGGCTTGCCCCTGACCAGTTCCCACTAACGCTGCGGCACTGGCAAACGGGTGATTTCATTATTCTAAAAAATGGTGGTCACCAGAAGGTCCGCCGGGTGCTGATTGATCAGAAGGTTCCCCAGCAGGTACGGGACCGGCAGCTGGTCCTGGTCGATGCGCAAGGTCGGGTTGTTTGGGTCATCGGTCGGAAGTGGAGTTGGTTTCCCCGGCCAGCGAACTACCAGCAGAAGTGGCGGCAGGTTGTGGTTAGCATTGAGGATAAATAA
- the hpt gene encoding hypoxanthine phosphoribosyltransferase, giving the protein MNNDIEKVLYSADDIQTAIDRLAKQLTVEYRDKKPLIVSVLSGAVLFTVELIKKMDIMAQIDFIDVSTYFGGTATTGQLKLIHDMTSDVKGRNVLITEDIVDSGRTLDYLVKLLKKRGAKSVKTVSLLNKPEGREFDVNVEYYGFKVPNEFLVGYGLDYKGYYRNLPYVGVLKPSVYSED; this is encoded by the coding sequence ATGAACAACGATATTGAAAAGGTGCTTTACAGTGCGGATGACATTCAAACGGCAATCGATCGGTTGGCCAAGCAGCTAACGGTTGAGTACCGTGATAAAAAACCATTGATTGTCTCAGTTCTATCTGGGGCGGTCCTCTTTACGGTCGAGCTGATTAAGAAGATGGATATCATGGCCCAGATTGACTTTATTGATGTGTCAACTTACTTTGGTGGGACGGCAACGACTGGTCAGTTGAAGCTCATTCATGATATGACATCCGATGTTAAGGGACGCAACGTCTTGATTACTGAAGACATTGTTGATAGTGGACGGACACTGGACTACCTAGTCAAACTGTTAAAGAAGCGGGGGGCTAAGAGCGTTAAGACAGTTTCCCTCCTTAATAAACCAGAAGGCCGGGAGTTTGACGTTAATGTTGAATATTATGGCTTCAAGGTACCGAACGAATTCCTCGTTGGCTACGGTTTGGATTACAAAGGATACTACCGAAACCTGCCATACGTCGGCGTTTTGAAGCCGTCTGTTTATAGTGAAGACTAA